The sequence below is a genomic window from Phoenix dactylifera cultivar Barhee BC4 chromosome 8, palm_55x_up_171113_PBpolish2nd_filt_p, whole genome shotgun sequence.
taataaaaaaattaaaaaattattttagttttatcaGAAAACTAAAATAGGaccaaaaaaatttataataaaatattataattatcgattatgttaataatatattactaaatATAGGAAGGTCTCTGGGTACCTGCGGCGCTTGGTAGCAGAGCACGTCGTCTGGCGAGGGACCGACCACCGAGGGCACGCCCACCCCCGCACATAGCCATGGAGGACctccctcctccccttcttctgGATATATTGAATCGGCTCAGCGATTCCGCCGACGTCGCCAGGTGCCGGCTCGTCTCCAGGACCCTCCGGTCCCTCTCCTACCAGGTCTCCTCCGTTAACGTCCTCTGCTCTCGCGACCGATTCCTCCGATCCCGCGCGCCCGAGACCCGGGACCGCACCCTCCCCTTCAAATCCCTCGTCGCCAACCTAGTCTCCCTCCACTCGGCCGCCCTCGACTCCCTCTCTATCGGCGTCGAGAGGCCCTCCGCCGCCGGCGCCGCCTGGGAGGAGGACGACTTCGACGACGCCGACGATCTCCACCTTACCGCAGTAGGTTTCCTGTCCCGGTGGCTGCCCCTCGTGGGCGGAAGGCTGAGGTCGCTCTCCATCTCGGATTTCTGGATCCAGTCCTGCTGGCGCCGATCCGGGGCGCTGGGTCTCATCTCCGATCTCTGTGAGCCTTCTTGAACCTTGCTTATCTCTTACTTTCTTACGATGGCTAATTATTTCCAGAAATTGCTTTCCGATGATTTTTTTCATCGATCAAGATAAATGGCTaattaaagaaaacaaagaggaagaagaaagaggggcaGATTTGGAAAAAAGAAACGAACGTCAGAATTTTAAGCTCTCTTTACCTAGAATTGCCTAGAAAACCGAAAACAGCCTGGGAAGGCACATGTTTTCTGATTCGATTGGGTGTAATCGTACCCGTATTATATGAAATGCCCGCTTTAGCGGAAAAAAAAGGCACATGTTTAACATAAAAGAACCAAATTGGACTCAAACCGACGAATATTAAGAatcgaagaaaaagaaaaaaagaaaagaaaggggagcttttttttgtgtgtaatGCATGTTGAACTCAAGCAAGCCTTCTTTCCCAGTTTGTAGCAAAATTGTTACTTATTATGTTGGCTTTATCCTCCTGATACAGACTAGGATTATCGTAGTTTAGATGCAAAAGAGAGCTTGCTTTATAATTATAATCATCTATCCTTTTCCCAACTATTTGAGGTTGAATCTTTGTTTCCCAAGTATTCCTATCCGGACCACTTCTGATGTTATTTCAAGTTTCTCCATATTCTTTCTCTAACTTCCATCCATTTTAATTAAGGTTTTCTCTTCCGTTCTCATCtcctcatctaaaattaatctaATAGCTATTAGTCTATCACTATGTACAATCTTTCTGTCATTTCTTCATCTATCTATCTCAATTATCATCCTTACCTAGATACAATAGTTTACTTCTATCCCTACTTCGAACATTTACTGTCCCTTCATTTAGTTTATTGTAAGAAAACAATATTGATTCTGCTACATGTCATCATATCCATGagttttctgctttttttcttttgaagttTCGATATTTCAAGTggcaaatctttttttttcttttgtagggTAATCTTTGCATGATGTAATTTTTCTTGTCTTCTTATCACTCTATCTGACTGCCACTGTACAAGGTTAAAACTAGAAGACCCCCTAATCTTGAATAATCTTTGCTCATTTGTTATTAGAAACTGCTTATATTATAGCACATTGGTTATAGGTAATACCTTGACAACCCTTGCTCATTTGTTATTACATTCGGTTTGCGTTGCAACATGGTTTTTTTACGGATAAagacatggtctgccgtaccgcctCATACCAGACGGTACGGTACGGGAGAAAAAACCAGCATAGAACTTAACTTCAAGTCGGGACTAGCTTTGTACAGCCCCGTACCGAGGTGTACCGACCTATACCGAGGTGCGTACCGACCCGTATCGAGGCGTACTAACCTGTATCGAGGCATGCCGAgataaaatttaagaaaaattgtTAGAGAGCTATTTCGGTACAAGGATGTATTGTACTAAACCAATACGATACATTGCGGACTTTGGATAAAGACCCAGCAAACCCTAGTCCACTTCTCGTAACAATTGGGTCAAGTTGTGGCGTATTGCATGGTACAATGGATGCTCTAATATTTAACATGCGTATTAAATTTGGATCTGTTTCATAGTTTTTGACATATATTTTATGAGTTGCTAGCAACTTGATGTCAACCTTCTACTTTTCTCATCTGGGCTTGGGTCTAGCAACAGGGATGTCAAGCTTACGTGATACTACAAATTGGATTTAAGCTTAAGTTTCGACATTTCTGTTGATTGTTACATTTTTCCTGGTTAAACATAAACACGTACTACATTGCCGCATAATAGATGACTAATGGATAGTTGATGTGTTCTGATAGGTTTTTGGTGGAAAAAGGGTGACATGTAGAGTTTTGAAAAAGATGTTCGTTTTGAATGATCAACTCCTGCGGGTTTCCTTGCATTAGAAATAGTGGTGGTTCTAACCTTGATAATATAGTGTAATGTTTTAACACCAGATTAAGAATGCAAGCTTAGCAGTTGAGTAATGGGAATTTCACAAGACAAAATGCTTCTGTGCTAATTCCTATGGTAAAGATAAGAGCTTCTAAAGGTGATGATATCCTTCTCAACTGAGTCAAAAAAGCTGGATTGAGGACAGAACCAATAATTTAAGTTAAATATTGTGAGTTGTGACCTAAATGCAGTAAATTTCTTATCTTGCATTCAGATAAAGTTCCTTTATTCATTGCAATGGAAAGGTTTCTCCTTTTGGATATGCATGTCCTTTCTTGGGTGGATAAAAACTGTCAATCATCTTAGCTTGGTCTTCTGAACACTCTAAGCATGTGCTGAGGTATCTGCAGGATAGCTGGGACACCAAGGTCTAAGGGAAAAGTTCTCATGCTAAACTTTATTTCACCCTTTGTACGCCTATACAAGTATACATCAATCCCTTCTGTAGTTTTTCTAAAAGAGAGTCTTATGTTGCATAGGTAAACTAAATGTTGGTTGAAGGgaagaatattttatatattttttatcttgGCATGTCGTCTGATTATAAGGCTCACCGACATCCTTGTTAGAAGTGTCAATGGACCAGAGATTAGTCATTTGGTGTAAGCCTGGAAGTTTTGGTTCTCTATATATAAAGTGTTCAAGTCAAGTTTGGATACTTGGTGGTTTCCCATAATTGAAATTTTAATGTGCGTATATCAGGTGCATTGATTTGATAATCAGTTCATCATTGctcaataaaatataatacagGTCTACCAGAAAAACAATATGAAAGAATTAATTGTGATGGGCTTGTGTTTTAAGGAAGACTTCTTGAAGGAcaattcttttttgtttttttaagaaaaaggatATATATGCATGGCACAAAAAAGTGATATGCCCTTTGGGGACCTTTGATATTCATGAAGGAATTTTCATTTGATTGACGTGATACATAAACATGATCTAAATTGTTGTTCTGACTATGCCAATTTAACAATTACACTAAATTAGTGGGTAAACATAATTCTAACATAGCGTTTCTAGGCCATCATAAATTGGTGCATGGTCCCATTGGATGCTTCTAATATGTACCAGAGACATTGCTCATTGAGTTACCCAAAATTGTGTATAGTGTTAACTAATATGGACTCTTGAATTTCCAATCATGGTCCTAGAAAGTTTGTGCTTGTAACAAAATTCTTAAGTTCAATTCTTAACCTGCAATGTAATCAACATCTGATCACATCATGAGTTGACCTTATAGGTGGATTCTGTAAATATGTCTTGTGTTGGAAACTACGATTTGCTGGAAATATGCGTGATTTGGGGCTGACATTTGTGCATGACGAATGTTTTTGTTGATATGGCATCATCTTTGCCAACATGTGGATTTTTGTAAGTAGCATCACTGGCTTTCTGATGGATGTGATTTTTCTAGAAGTAGACTCATTCAATAGTTGTATATGGTAGGTAAAACAAAAAAGGCATTATTTGGGGCTCTTGATGGATCTAGCAAATATTTTTCACCAAAAGTCTAAAACTTGTTTCAGTGTTTTAACTAGTGGTAATGATGTCTTATGATGATCAAGATGATGATATTCTGAGCAGCAATTGTATTTGATGTTTATGAAAGAATCACTTTTGCCCCTTACGTCCTTGGATGAGATACAGAAATTAGTTGCAGAACTCATATTTCCGACTGCTAATCATATAAGAATATGGATATTCATGATTAATGATATATTTAACCCGATTCATGCATGTACTTGTAATACTCCCCTAGTCTCGTATCCATGTTGCACTGACAGTGTCCGTTTCAGCCAAAACATAGTTTGAAATTGATGATATTACTTGTTCAATCAACTTCCGACTGTAACAGATGAGTTTTAACTATAGTGGCGttaccctaatccaattagtaaTGGTTTATTTTCATTATCTGCTTTGTTGATAGATAAGGATGCAGCAACTGTTGCTTGTTGGGTCCCCAAATTGGCGATTAAGAACCTCCAAACCTTGCCTAGAGACAAATTGTACCGAACCCTTGGATAGCCATGGATTAAAAATAATGGTTTATTTATGTTCAAGAATTGTGGGATGAAAGAACCTGcaaatttattaataaaaatttgaGAGCAAAGCTGGTATTATACAAGAGGAGGACATGGAGATCCCATAACACCACCATAACCATGAGTAACAAATCAACATTTTATTCACAAATCAACAGAAATGGTTGATATGCTTGAATTAACATGATATTTTCCAAAGGAAAGATCTTATGAAACAGTATAATGCTGCTTTGGCACCTACATGCTGAATAGGTACTTTTGAGGTGCCATTTCTGCATTTTGATTTGTGGTAGACTAGGGTTCGCGCCATGCAACAatcttacaaaagaattttACTTCTAGGCAATGCAACAACCTGCTCctgcatatttttatttaaatttattctatATGTTGCATTGAGTATTCATTTTTCTATTCAGAAAATTagattttccttattttttgctataatatatttttgagaggaGAAATagcaaatttttctttttttttggaaccaTTATAACTACTACTAGAGCTCTGGATATATCATAAAAGAGATGCTCCAACACGGCAGCATTGTAATTTAGATTTTTTCCCCAACATTACTATATCTTGATCTAGAGATTTGTAATTGCAGGTTACAACCTTGTTAATTTGGAAGTGAGAAATGCTTGGCTATCAGTTGAGGGGCTCAAGCCAATGCAGAAACTAACCACTCTGACAATGGAATTTATAAGACTAGATGATGAGGACCTTGAGAAAGTGAACAAGTGCTTTCCTTCCCTTGAAGTTCTTAATTTGATTGGGGTTGGCGGTCTTAAGGAGCCCAAGATTTGTCTCTCAAAGTTAAGGATCTGTTGTTGGACAGTTTCGAACTTCCCACTCTCTTTAACCATCCAAGCACCTAACTTGGTTGAGCTTCAGTTGAAATGTGTTGAACCAAAGGTTCTTCATCTGTGCGCACCATCGCTAACTAATTTCAGTCTTATATTAAAAAGGCCTAGTGGTCTCATCAAAGTGGAAAGGTTTCTTAACCTCAGGTCACTTAGTATAGAATCTTTGGATATACGCAGCCTGGCAGAAGTGCTTTTGAGCAGCAAAACTGTTAAGAAGCTAGAGCTTGAGGCACCCAGATGCACCAAAGCTGatgagtcatcaaatactatcAGCTTTATTGATCTGATGAGTGCCTTCCCTAATATGGATGAACTAAATTTGGGCCCCGGGGTTTGGTATGAACTCCAAAAAACTTGTGGCCTTGGGGACCTTCGCATTTCATGCGAATTGGggagcttgaagaaattgacAGTACGGCTGCCACTCCTGGAATGTGATACTGCTCTTCTGTTCTTCATCCTGAATCATtgtagcccttgctgtgaggtGGCAATTCTTATTCATGCGGATGCTGAATCTGCCACCAGAGAATGTATTAGTTCCAAGTGTACCAGCAATTTCCCAAAGATCAGATGGAAATGGGGTATGTGGAAAGAATCCTTCAAAGATACATACTTGGATTTGTGATTGCAACTTCTCATATCCATCCTATGTGATTGATTGCCTTCGGATAATGAGGGCATTTTTTCTGTGTTAGAAGCCTGTAATGCATATAGTAACTGTTCATAAATATGTTCCTTAATCCTGAGCAgcttttgtttggttttatgTTCAAGTTGGGTCTATGTACAATTACACTTAAAAAGCTTTATTGATTGGCGAGTGGAGCCATAAAATGTCTGCTGGGCATGGTAACATAAACCTATCGGCATGTTGCCCTTGGGGAATAAATCCGGCCATTGGGCCTCCCTCTCAGATGCTTGGGCCCTGAGAGGCCATGTCAACTGCATCTGTTGTTGTACGTGCCTTGTGGCTttcgctttctttttctttttcttaggtGGGTGGATCATACCATATGAGTATGGATGCatacaataaaatcagaaaacaaaatactTCGGAGTGCCAGAGGCAGCTCTCCATCTCCAGCTCACAGGATACTATCCGAGTGAATGGCTACATAAGCAGCTATCTAGTCCGCGGCCTCATTAGCTTCACGGAAGACATGCTTGGAAACCTCCTCCATTCCTCATCATTGTCTAGATATTTCGGAGCAAATGGTGGATGCAACCATTGCCCCTTGGATTCTTTTGGATCTAGCTGATGACCGTAGCTAAGGCCGCGTTTTTTTGATAGACAATCTAACCTGTCTACATACCTTGATGTGGCTTTATGTGGTTTTCTGGAGATGGACAGACAAGCTAGCCTTTCTCCATACCTGCAAAGCGGTAGTAGTGCAGGAGTAAACAAAATTGCCTCCAAATGTACGTACGCACTCATATTGCGTTCCGATCAATGCGTGGTCTCCCTGGACATTATTCACTGTAGAGGGACCAACAAGTTGTTGGTTGTCAGACCTGTACGATGctgaataaaaaaattaaccaAGAACGATTAGCTACGATAGCAAACATCATATcacaaaagttaaaagaacaCTTATGAAGGGCATCTTTAACATACTCATCAAATCGAAACACCAACACCCATACTTCATTAATCAATGACAAACCATGATATAATCATATTTTGCCATCAATGTTTATGACTGGTTATTTCTTTAAATTTTTATGCAGTTGAATTGGGTTATTTTGGGGTCATTTTCACATCGAAAAATGGGCCCATCCAATCTTTTTTGCAGCCTTTCACTTTAAAAGTTAGGGTTGGCACGTGGTCATAATTTAAGGTGATAATTTGTATTGTCAAAAATTATAGTagatgtgtttttttttaaaggataTATGAAAACTCTTTTATATGCTAGAGCACAAGATTTAAAAGTATCAGAATCTTAAATTCAGCGTGTATCCCAGGTACTAGAATAAGAACCAAGATAGTTACATAATTTAGTTCAAGACACGAAACATCTCCTATCTAGGAAACCCCAAACCctaaatttagattttttttaatttatttttaatcaaaTGATATTTCTTAGTTATTCACGCTCAACATGTCTGTCTTTAGGGAGACACATCAGCTGTGGATTTGCAAGGCCTCCCTCTCAAACTTTGAATCCTTCTCTTCGGCTTCTCGATATTCTCAAGTAAACATTGATTGTCCTTTCAGGTTACTCATGTTGTCATGAAGTGATAGCAGGACAATTgtagggaggagaggaagggagaaagaaaaaaagaaaaggagggagaagaagaagaagagaaaagaaggctATTTCATTTAATCATTCAATAACCTTAATCAAGTGCATGAACTTATATATATAGGaccacaaaataacaaaaaggcTCCTACAAAGAAAACAATTTCATAAAAgccctaaaatgacaatatagAAACAAgcccaatcaacataaaataaaataaaataatataaaattaattcaAAATAAATCAAGCTGGTTGAACCATGCTCCTGCGGTGACCGTAGACCCGAGTGACAGGTGACCTGGTATTGGTGTCCGCACTATGAAGCCAACATAGACTTTCTTTTGTTTGACTCTTTGAGATGTATTCGGTCTGAGTAAATCTAAATTCTTGGgttacccttaataaaaatgccTCAATGTTTATCATGGAGATTTGGAGGAGAGGAGGTGAAAATGAGTGATGGGTAGACATGTTCACAAGCTGGGCAGCCGGTCTACTTGCGTCCAAAGCCTTTTGAGCGGGCTCttgcattatttatttatatttgatatttttataaatttaattgaTAACTGTTGTTGATACGGGAGCTTCATGACAAATcatagaattaaatatttttgttattgTATAGAAAATTTAAAAGTAACCATAAAGTATGAGGAATGGCCCGATGCCTGAAGGCCGAATAAGGACCTGGCTTGGGCCTACAAGGTAGGCCTGAAGGCTGGGTCAGCCCGGGATTGGGCCTAACGGTATAGTATTAATATTTGGTCAAACTGGGTCTGATCCGGCCATCCCGGCCCGGTTTTCCATCACAAGCATTCTTTCAAGTGGTTCAGCTTCAGAGGCCTAACTTCGGACTAACCAGCAGCCTGTGTCCACTCCACCGTCTTTTAGAGAATCATTTCCCGCGCCAACcatcaattattattattattattttttgctgAAACGGATGTATTATATATGTTGGGTacaaatacatccaaaaaaagtCAAAAGATAACGAGTTTCAGAGTGCACTGGATAAATTCCTCTCC
It includes:
- the LOC103702010 gene encoding F-box/LRR-repeat protein At4g29420; amino-acid sequence: MEDLPPPLLLDILNRLSDSADVARCRLVSRTLRSLSYQVSSVNVLCSRDRFLRSRAPETRDRTLPFKSLVANLVSLHSAALDSLSIGVERPSAAGAAWEEDDFDDADDLHLTAVGFLSRWLPLVGGRLRSLSISDFWIQSCWRRSGALGLISDLCYNLVNLEVRNAWLSVEGLKPMQKLTTLTMEFIRLDDEDLEKVNKCFPSLEVLNLIGVGGLKEPKICLSKLRICCWTVSNFPLSLTIQAPNLVELQLKCVEPKVLHLCAPSLTNFSLILKRPSGLIKVERFLNLRSLSIESLDIRSLAEVLLSSKTVKKLELEAPRCTKADESSNTISFIDLMSAFPNMDELNLGPGVWYELQKTCGLGDLRISCELGSLKKLTVRLPLLECDTALLFFILNHCSPCCEVAILIHADAESATRECISSKCTSNFPKIRWKWGMWKESFKDTYLDL